Proteins from one Fragaria vesca subsp. vesca linkage group LG6, FraVesHawaii_1.0, whole genome shotgun sequence genomic window:
- the LOC101301796 gene encoding protein PLANT CADMIUM RESISTANCE 10-like isoform 1, with translation MGSCTTHFLLWVLVNTVCCLLTACGYRRALRSKYNLQYREIREKSAESGPGDLNLAIVTAPAVQTMEPGLDK, from the exons ATGGGTTCGTGTACGACTCATTTTCTTCTGTGGGTACTCGTTAATACCGTCTGCTGCTTATTAACTGCTTGTGGTTACCGCAGGGCCCTAAGATCAAAATATAACCTCCAG TACAGGGAGATCCGTGAAAAGTCTGCTGAATCTGGCCCTGGTGATCTAAATCTAGCCATAGTTACAGCCCCAGCAGTCCAGACAATGGAACCAGGGCTTGACAAGTAA
- the LOC101312372 gene encoding uncharacterized protein LOC101312372, whose amino-acid sequence MLYQRDYYICNPYTKQFVHIPPSSRCLKEVRVGFICDPYYKEEVDLKQESNIQVDSDFRFAIVRIVPQLSDQYCSAFKFDAEIFSSEMGRWTQSVVDSPRDICLDSLDRSGGIAYNGMLYWWSAHDGFIIGLDPYYYSSNKHHDYYPAYFHSIDVPFIPNGYRFSHLSVSQGGRLRFCHFKNGVPVPSVCVWELKDDKGGQEWCCLTGYISLRPMVHQSLPYYEWGRHLVDSVVVLAFDPSNDDIFYLQFFDRVVACNIHEKKFKKTRLSIPCNSVVRFGRAVFPFVLPRWQTPLPRLK is encoded by the coding sequence ATGTTGTATCAACGTGATTACTACATCTGCAATCCATACACCAAACAATTTGTTCATATTCCTCCGAGCTCTCGATGCCTCAAGGAAGTAAGAGTAGGTTTCATCTGCGACCCCTATTATAAGGAAGAAGTTGATCTAAAACAAGAAAGTAATATCCAGGTTGATTCTGATTTTAGGTTTGCCATTGTGCGAATTGTTCCACAACTTTCTGATCAGTACTGCTCTGCATTTAAATTTGACGCTGAGATCTTCTCTTCAGAGATGGGTAGATGGACACAATCCGTTGTAGACAGTCCACGTGACATTTGTTTGGATAGTTTAGATCGCAGTGGAGGCATTGCTTATAATGGAATGTTGTATTGGTGGAGTGCTCATGATGGCTTCATTATCGGTTTGGATCCCTACTACTACTCTTCTAACAAACACCATGATTATTATCCAGCTTATTTTCACTCAATTGATGTGCCATTTATACCTAATGGATATCGTTTTTCCCACTTAAGTGTGTCCCAAGGAGGACGTCTGCGATTCTGTCATTTCAAGAATGGTGTTCCCGTTCCTAGTGTATGTGTTTGGGAGTTGAAAGATGATAAGGGAGGTCAAGAATGGTGCTGCTTGACAGGCTACATTTCCCTGAGGCCAATGGTTCACCAAAGTCTACCATATTATGAATGGGGACGCCACTTGGTGGACTCAGTTGTGGTGTTAGCTTTCGACCCAAGTAACGATGATATTTTCTATCTACAATTTTTTGATCGCGTTGTAGCTTGCAACATTCATGAAAAAAAGTTCAAGAAGACTAGATTAAGTATTCCATGTAATAGTGTGGTTCGTTTTGGGAGAGCGGTCTTCCCATTTGTGCTCCCGAGGTGGCAAACGCCTCTTCCTCGACTCAAATAA